A region of Reichenbachiella carrageenanivorans DNA encodes the following proteins:
- a CDS encoding AAA family ATPase codes for MTTLESIQELKTRMSASIIGQDQLIDRIILVLLADGNMLLEGLPGLAKTRAIKSLSKELNCGLSRIQFTPDLLPSDITGTEIYQPELEEKFVFQQGPIFSNLILADEINRAPAKVQSALLEAMEERQVSVAGQTYPMDPLFMVMATQNPVEQEGTYPLPEAQMDRFLMHVIISYPDDASELKILRLNRQEQTASKKEQKERISPEVVFAARKEIAEVTISESMEKYIVDIISATRYPDKYKEELNNWIDFGASPRGSIALDRASRTHAWMSGSKAVTPDDVRAVVHDCLRHRVSLSYEANADGITTDQVLDEVLKQVAVVG; via the coding sequence ATGACTACATTAGAATCAATCCAAGAGCTAAAAACTAGAATGTCCGCGTCCATTATTGGGCAGGATCAGTTGATCGATCGCATCATCTTGGTGTTGCTGGCAGATGGTAATATGCTCCTCGAAGGCTTGCCTGGTTTGGCAAAAACACGAGCCATTAAATCTTTGTCGAAAGAACTCAATTGTGGGCTGAGCAGAATCCAATTTACTCCAGATCTTCTGCCTTCAGATATTACAGGTACTGAAATCTATCAGCCCGAATTAGAGGAGAAGTTTGTTTTTCAGCAAGGCCCCATATTTAGCAATTTGATTCTTGCTGATGAGATCAACCGCGCACCCGCCAAAGTGCAGTCTGCATTGCTAGAGGCGATGGAAGAGCGTCAGGTATCTGTGGCAGGCCAGACCTATCCCATGGATCCTTTGTTTATGGTCATGGCTACTCAAAATCCAGTGGAACAGGAAGGTACCTATCCATTGCCGGAGGCGCAAATGGACCGTTTTCTGATGCATGTGATTATCAGCTACCCTGATGATGCCTCCGAACTCAAAATCCTACGTCTCAATCGGCAAGAGCAAACGGCTAGTAAGAAGGAACAAAAAGAAAGAATATCTCCAGAGGTTGTGTTTGCTGCTAGAAAAGAAATCGCTGAAGTCACCATATCCGAGAGTATGGAAAAATACATTGTAGATATTATTTCCGCCACTCGCTACCCCGACAAATACAAAGAAGAACTAAACAACTGGATTGACTTTGGTGCTAGTCCCAGAGGGTCTATTGCTCTAGATCGTGCGAGCCGTACCCACGCTTGGATGAGTGGCAGCAAGGCCGTTACTCCGGATGATGTCCGAGCTGTCGTGCATGACTGCCTTCGTCATCGTGTTTCCCTTAGTTATGAGGCCAACGCCGACGGTATCACGACGGATCAGGTCTTGGACGAAGTTTTAAAACAAGTGGCCGTAGTGGGGTGA
- a CDS encoding HAD family hydrolase: protein MRKLNSSLQFLIGIIFLVSCQQQAVVENTSNETPLDPLPSWNEGKSKTAILSFIKSSTDTTSNNFVPVEDRIAVFDNDGTLWSEQPAYFQLFFAIDRIKAMASDHPEWKDQQPYKAVLEGDMKALMASGERGLIELVMTSHAGMTTDEFQQIVTDWIATAKHPRFDRPYNELVYQPMLELLDFLRANAFKTFIVSGGGVEFMRPWAEAVYGIPKDQIVGSSIKTKFEIKEGVPQITRLPEIDFIDDKSGKPVGIWKFIGRRPIFCGGNSDGDLQMMQYTASSKYKSMMLYVHHTDSVREWAYDRQSHIGQFDKGLDEAKAKGWNLVSMKDDWKSIYTFD from the coding sequence ATGCGTAAACTTAATTCATCACTTCAATTTCTAATTGGGATAATCTTTTTGGTTTCTTGTCAGCAACAGGCAGTCGTAGAAAATACCTCAAATGAAACACCACTAGACCCACTACCTTCATGGAATGAGGGTAAAAGTAAAACGGCAATACTTAGCTTTATAAAAAGCTCAACCGATACCACAAGTAATAACTTTGTACCTGTAGAAGATCGAATCGCTGTATTCGACAATGATGGTACGCTCTGGTCAGAGCAGCCCGCATATTTTCAACTCTTCTTTGCCATAGATCGCATCAAGGCGATGGCATCAGACCATCCCGAATGGAAAGACCAACAACCCTACAAAGCCGTTTTGGAAGGTGACATGAAAGCACTCATGGCTTCTGGCGAAAGAGGATTAATAGAACTGGTGATGACCTCACATGCAGGTATGACCACCGATGAGTTCCAACAAATCGTCACGGACTGGATCGCAACAGCCAAGCACCCCAGATTTGACAGACCTTATAACGAGCTCGTGTACCAACCTATGTTGGAATTGCTAGATTTCCTCAGAGCCAATGCGTTTAAAACCTTTATTGTGTCGGGCGGAGGTGTAGAGTTTATGCGACCTTGGGCCGAAGCAGTCTACGGTATCCCTAAGGATCAAATTGTAGGCAGCAGTATTAAAACGAAATTTGAAATCAAAGAGGGTGTACCGCAGATCACTCGTCTACCAGAGATAGATTTTATAGATGACAAATCAGGTAAACCAGTCGGTATATGGAAGTTTATCGGACGCAGACCCATCTTTTGTGGAGGCAACTCCGATGGTGATCTTCAAATGATGCAATATACCGCTTCGAGTAAATACAAATCGATGATGCTGTATGTACATCATACTGATTCTGTACGGGAGTGGGCCTATGACCGTCAATCGCATATTGGCCAGTTTGACAAAGGATTAGATGAAGCAAAAGCCAAAGGATGGAACCTAGTCAGTATGAAGGATGACTGGAAAAGCATATATACCTTCGATTGA
- a CDS encoding arylsulfatase has product MPTLAFAQKNKKPNILVIWGDDIGWSNVGFNNNGMMGYKTPNIDRIAKEGAVFTDWYAQQSCTAGRAAFILGQHPFRTGLLTIGMPGSEQGIKDNQPTIAEVLKPHGYVSGQFGKNHLGDRDEHLPTQHGFDEFFGNLYHLNAEEEPEGYYYPKDPEFRKNYGPRGVLKSSADGRVQDTGPLTKKRMETVDEEFEAAAIAFIEKAHKDGKPFFVWLNATRMHVWTHLKEESEGVTGIGIYADGMVEHDKAVGRVLAKLEELGIIDNTIIMYSTDNGAEKISWPDGGSTPFRGEKGTTWEGGFRVPTAIRWPGVIKPGTVYNDIFSHEDMMPTLAAAAGEPKLVEKMLKGYKANGKTFNCHLDGYNLMPYFQGEESESPRKEIFYFDAGGNMNAIRYGMWKLHFTIQEGNISTAYRKSPSWPLVINLRADPYEVSPESGMYIRWYAENMWLFVPAQQVAGKFLSTFKDYPPVLGSSLSVDKVVQSMTAHPKGQ; this is encoded by the coding sequence ATGCCGACACTAGCATTTGCGCAAAAAAACAAAAAACCTAATATTTTGGTGATATGGGGAGATGACATTGGTTGGAGTAATGTGGGCTTCAATAACAATGGTATGATGGGCTACAAAACACCCAACATCGACCGAATTGCTAAAGAAGGGGCTGTGTTTACTGATTGGTATGCACAGCAGTCATGTACCGCTGGGCGAGCTGCTTTCATTTTGGGACAGCACCCATTCAGAACTGGATTGTTGACTATCGGTATGCCAGGATCAGAACAAGGGATTAAGGATAATCAGCCAACTATTGCTGAGGTGCTCAAGCCACATGGATATGTATCTGGGCAGTTTGGTAAGAATCATTTGGGGGACAGAGATGAACACCTGCCTACCCAGCATGGTTTTGATGAGTTCTTTGGTAACCTATATCATTTGAATGCTGAAGAAGAGCCAGAAGGCTATTACTACCCAAAAGACCCTGAATTTAGAAAGAACTATGGGCCAAGAGGAGTGTTGAAGAGCTCAGCCGATGGTAGAGTTCAGGATACAGGACCTTTGACAAAGAAAAGAATGGAAACTGTAGACGAGGAATTTGAAGCTGCAGCCATTGCTTTTATTGAAAAGGCACATAAAGACGGTAAGCCATTCTTTGTTTGGTTGAATGCTACTAGAATGCATGTATGGACACACCTAAAAGAGGAAAGTGAAGGGGTAACGGGTATTGGTATATATGCAGATGGTATGGTTGAGCACGATAAGGCAGTAGGCCGAGTGCTGGCTAAGCTAGAAGAATTAGGGATCATAGATAATACCATCATCATGTATTCTACGGATAACGGTGCTGAAAAAATAAGCTGGCCTGATGGTGGTTCTACACCGTTTAGGGGAGAGAAAGGAACGACTTGGGAAGGTGGTTTTCGTGTACCTACTGCGATACGTTGGCCTGGAGTCATTAAGCCAGGGACAGTGTATAATGATATATTCTCTCATGAGGACATGATGCCAACCTTGGCAGCAGCAGCGGGAGAACCGAAGTTGGTGGAGAAAATGCTGAAAGGCTATAAAGCCAATGGCAAGACATTTAATTGTCATTTGGATGGTTATAACTTGATGCCATATTTTCAAGGAGAGGAGAGTGAATCTCCTAGAAAAGAAATCTTCTATTTTGATGCGGGAGGTAATATGAATGCCATTAGATATGGCATGTGGAAATTACACTTTACTATTCAAGAAGGTAATATCTCTACGGCTTATCGCAAATCTCCTAGTTGGCCTTTGGTTATTAATTTGCGTGCCGATCCATATGAAGTATCTCCTGAATCAGGAATGTATATTCGTTGGTATGCTGAGAATATGTGGTTGTTCGTACCTGCTCAGCAAGTAGCTGGTAAATTCCTTTCTACCTTCAAAGATTATCCACCAGTTTTGGGATCTTCTTTGTCTGTGGATAAGGTAGTACAAAGTATGACAGCACATCCCAAAGGACAGTAA
- a CDS encoding arylsulfatase, with product MKKTTLLLFVMAVFYTPFAEAQKNKKPNILVIWGDDIGQSNVSAYSMGITGYRTPNIDRIAKEGMIFTDYYAEQSCTAGRSSFILGQSVFRTGLSKVGMPGAAEGISEKDPTIAELLKPVGYVTGQFGKNHLGDRDEHLPTNHGFDEFFGNLYHLNAEEEPELPDYPDPKEYPNFRKNFGPRGVIHSTADGKVEDTGPLTKKRMETIDDESSEAAMKFIRDAVKAKKPFFVWWNGTRMHFRTHVKPELRGISGQNEYGDGMIEHDMHVGKFLALLDELKITDNTIVMYSTDNGPHKNTWPDAGINPFRGEKNTNWEGGWRVPAMVRWPGTVKPGSVCNEVMSGMDWMPTFLDAAGQGDVPKKLLNGYSANGRDFRVHLDGYNFMPYFKGEVDKGPRKEIFYFSDDGDLTALRYDDWKLVFMEQRSPGTLQVWAEPFIPLRMPLVFNLRRDPYEFATITSNTYYDWLLDHAFMLVPAQKIVGDFLMTFKDYPPRMKAASFSLDKVMEKLSTPNGNN from the coding sequence ATGAAAAAAACGACTCTACTTCTGTTTGTAATGGCAGTGTTTTACACGCCATTCGCAGAAGCACAAAAAAACAAAAAACCCAATATCCTAGTGATATGGGGAGATGATATTGGACAATCGAATGTCAGTGCGTACAGTATGGGTATCACAGGGTATCGTACGCCTAATATTGACAGAATTGCCAAAGAAGGAATGATTTTTACCGACTATTATGCAGAGCAAAGCTGTACTGCAGGTAGATCATCTTTCATCTTAGGGCAAAGTGTATTTAGAACAGGTTTGAGTAAAGTAGGTATGCCAGGTGCAGCCGAAGGGATATCAGAAAAAGACCCTACGATTGCCGAATTATTGAAACCTGTAGGTTATGTGACTGGTCAGTTTGGTAAAAATCACCTAGGAGATCGCGATGAGCATTTGCCAACAAACCATGGTTTTGATGAGTTCTTTGGTAATCTGTATCACCTCAATGCTGAAGAAGAACCTGAATTGCCAGACTATCCAGATCCGAAAGAGTACCCAAATTTCAGAAAGAATTTTGGACCTAGAGGCGTGATTCATTCTACAGCCGATGGAAAAGTAGAAGATACAGGGCCTTTGACAAAAAAGAGAATGGAAACCATTGATGATGAATCTTCAGAGGCAGCCATGAAATTTATTAGAGATGCGGTAAAAGCTAAAAAGCCTTTCTTCGTATGGTGGAATGGTACACGTATGCACTTCAGAACGCACGTAAAACCAGAATTAAGAGGAATCTCTGGTCAGAACGAATACGGTGATGGCATGATAGAACATGACATGCATGTAGGTAAATTTTTGGCTCTTTTGGATGAGTTGAAAATTACTGATAATACGATTGTAATGTATTCGACAGATAATGGCCCTCATAAAAACACCTGGCCAGATGCTGGTATCAATCCATTCAGAGGTGAGAAAAACACCAACTGGGAAGGTGGCTGGAGAGTACCTGCTATGGTAAGATGGCCTGGGACTGTGAAGCCTGGATCAGTTTGTAATGAAGTGATGTCTGGTATGGACTGGATGCCTACTTTCTTGGACGCAGCTGGACAAGGAGACGTGCCTAAGAAGCTATTGAATGGATACTCTGCTAATGGTAGAGACTTCAGAGTGCATTTGGATGGCTATAACTTTATGCCATATTTCAAAGGTGAGGTAGATAAAGGTCCAAGAAAGGAAATATTCTACTTTTCGGATGATGGTGATTTGACTGCTTTAAGATATGATGATTGGAAATTGGTCTTCATGGAGCAGCGTTCTCCTGGTACTTTGCAGGTATGGGCAGAGCCATTTATTCCATTGAGGATGCCTTTGGTCTTTAACCTGAGAAGAGACCCTTACGAATTTGCGACTATTACTTCCAATACTTATTATGACTGGTTACTTGATCATGCATTTATGCTGGTACCAGCCCAAAAAATTGTAGGAGATTTCTTAATGACCTTCAAGGATTATCCTCCAAGAATGAAAGCTGCTAGTTTTAGTTTAGATAAAGTGATGGAAAAACTATCTACACCTAACGGAAATAACTAA
- a CDS encoding outer membrane protein assembly factor yields MNKIFILCLLLSLVGFSRLSAQTDSTSVASESAEDEEKLIRELSFVPMPVLAANPAMGFMYGLAPSASWMMGDDASTHRSSLVSSIIYTTKKQFLFFIKTNIFLKDDSWNLMGDWRYFATSQPTYGLGTGPSSNTLASNGFEYDDGSYSKGINEAQMMDFNYLRFHETALKRVGDTRFFAGLGYHLDYHYNIDDKLLGLGNDGIIDAGDTVTSHYAYSTYYGFDPESYLLSGISINGLFDSRNNMINPTDGRYGFISFHINPTFFGSDKNSTSLWLEYRDYFRMSQKRPRHLIGVWTYANFVTSGEVPYLDLPAIGWDQFGRSGRAYPQGRFRGQSIAYAEAEYRFPLMVNSDLIGGVIFANATTATNEDTDLNLFEYVDPGVGLGLRVMINKKSQTNISLDYAWGRYGAQGFYLNVNETF; encoded by the coding sequence ATGAATAAAATATTTATACTATGCCTGTTGCTCTCTCTTGTAGGGTTTAGTAGGCTTTCGGCTCAGACGGATTCTACATCTGTAGCTTCGGAGTCAGCAGAGGATGAAGAAAAGCTTATTCGTGAGCTTTCCTTTGTGCCTATGCCCGTTTTGGCAGCTAACCCAGCCATGGGATTTATGTATGGATTGGCACCTTCGGCCAGTTGGATGATGGGAGATGATGCGAGTACACACCGCTCTTCTTTGGTGTCGTCTATCATATACACTACTAAGAAACAGTTTTTGTTTTTTATTAAGACAAATATCTTTTTGAAAGATGATTCGTGGAATTTGATGGGGGATTGGCGCTATTTCGCTACCTCGCAGCCTACCTATGGTTTAGGAACAGGGCCATCTTCAAATACCTTGGCATCAAACGGCTTCGAATATGATGATGGAAGCTATTCTAAAGGTATAAACGAAGCCCAAATGATGGATTTTAATTACTTGCGTTTTCACGAAACGGCGTTGAAGCGGGTGGGAGATACTCGATTTTTTGCAGGACTGGGGTATCATTTGGATTATCATTATAATATTGATGACAAGCTATTGGGCTTAGGTAATGATGGTATAATAGACGCAGGAGATACGGTTACTTCACATTATGCCTATTCTACTTATTATGGTTTTGATCCTGAATCCTATTTGCTTTCTGGTATTTCTATCAATGGCTTATTCGATAGTAGAAACAACATGATTAACCCTACAGATGGGCGCTACGGTTTTATATCTTTTCATATCAACCCTACTTTCTTCGGGAGCGACAAGAATTCAACGAGCCTTTGGCTCGAATACAGAGATTATTTCCGTATGAGTCAAAAGCGGCCTCGTCATTTAATAGGAGTTTGGACTTATGCCAATTTTGTGACTAGTGGAGAAGTGCCATATTTAGACCTTCCAGCTATTGGCTGGGATCAGTTTGGTCGATCGGGTAGAGCCTATCCGCAAGGGCGCTTTAGAGGGCAAAGTATTGCTTATGCAGAGGCAGAGTACCGTTTTCCACTCATGGTCAATAGCGACCTAATCGGAGGTGTAATATTTGCAAATGCAACTACTGCTACGAATGAAGATACTGACCTCAATTTGTTTGAGTACGTAGATCCAGGAGTAGGCTTAGGCTTGCGAGTGATGATTAATAAAAAATCTCAAACTAATATTTCATTGGATTATGCTTGGGGTCGGTATGGAGCACAAGGCTTTTACCTCAACGTCAATGAGACCTTTTAA
- the glsA gene encoding glutaminase A, translating into MKMVIIKNHLSLSKQLSYGLVFMALAMLHWSAIAQVKKGPDPLTLQEKRIKDILKEAYDKYKNDQSGTNADYIPELAKVDPELFGIVVVTVGGKRYGVGDIDYTFSIQSISKVFTLAHVLQEMGSEAILDKLGAEATGMPFNSVMAVELQPGRVGNPFVNAGAMATTSLVSGKDQTEKWDRIQAYYSDFAGEPLAVITSVYKSESKTNQHNQAMAKLLASYGKMYDEPATVVDRYTKQCAIGVNTKQLAVMGATLAAGGVNPYTGKQLLSPEEIPKILSLMLTAGLYDYSGTWSYRTGLPAKSGVGGGILAVIPGKGAIAAFSPRLDQAGNSVRAQKAIAHISKELGANIFFRNFQNKD; encoded by the coding sequence ATGAAAATGGTCATTATTAAAAATCACCTCTCCCTTTCTAAGCAATTAAGTTATGGACTAGTTTTTATGGCTTTGGCTATGCTACATTGGTCTGCTATCGCTCAGGTGAAAAAAGGTCCTGATCCTTTGACCCTGCAAGAAAAGCGCATTAAGGATATACTAAAAGAAGCCTACGATAAGTATAAAAATGATCAATCGGGGACTAATGCAGACTATATCCCTGAGCTAGCCAAGGTAGATCCAGAGCTGTTTGGGATCGTAGTAGTGACAGTGGGTGGTAAGAGGTATGGAGTAGGAGATATCGATTATACTTTTTCTATTCAGTCGATTTCTAAAGTATTTACGCTAGCGCATGTGCTCCAAGAGATGGGTTCGGAAGCCATATTAGATAAATTAGGGGCTGAGGCCACAGGCATGCCATTTAATTCGGTGATGGCTGTGGAGTTGCAGCCTGGCAGAGTGGGAAACCCCTTTGTGAATGCAGGTGCGATGGCAACAACCAGCCTGGTGTCAGGTAAAGATCAAACTGAAAAATGGGATAGGATACAGGCCTATTACAGTGATTTTGCTGGAGAACCACTGGCAGTTATTACTTCTGTATATAAGTCCGAATCGAAAACGAATCAGCACAATCAGGCAATGGCCAAGTTGCTGGCATCCTATGGAAAGATGTATGACGAGCCAGCAACAGTGGTGGATCGCTATACTAAGCAATGTGCCATCGGAGTGAATACCAAGCAGCTTGCAGTTATGGGGGCAACTTTGGCAGCAGGAGGGGTAAACCCATATACAGGTAAGCAGTTGCTCAGCCCAGAAGAGATACCCAAGATTTTGTCTTTGATGCTTACTGCTGGTCTTTATGATTATTCTGGGACTTGGTCTTATCGCACTGGGCTACCTGCCAAAAGTGGCGTAGGAGGAGGGATACTAGCAGTGATTCCTGGCAAAGGAGCTATCGCGGCCTTTTCTCCCAGATTGGATCAAGCGGGTAATAGTGTAAGAGCGCAAAAAGCCATCGCTCATATATCTAAAGAACTTGGGGCTAATATCTTTTTTCGCAATTTTCAGAATAAGGACTGA
- a CDS encoding DUF4302 domain-containing protein produces MNKFKYLFIVSLMWLGACSHELEKLTPPEERSEAAIGDLINELTQPANGWMMNYQPTPTSGVFYMLMEFSEDGTVRIQSDVPGDNGYFFDQTIPYRIDASLHLELIFETYGVLHYLFEIDQSTFGAEFEFYYVGKQGDNIVLSSKTDSQSNPTELLMVPAIANAADALSQELSTNMEAYDSLHAVFTGPMQHIVLKDQISLFWRISPYDRVIQVRGAAVGTTTAEVVSINKTNELDHVTGYSYFDEQVVLTDPFDFTLDGIEYTISALELTNFSRETTTVCTTDDYYAPLYDGQVEGIGTVQIHQTLFDVAGLGFQPQAERYSVNVYYVLSDEGFSISEYGIIEELYPNATNFIFNYGFNDVAEPAYAVGLAVQADDGTTQVLLREFETTTTVENHVEVVFKDEATDPYYPATISAEDRANIKTITDEIFGVGGGTVYAAEIEFSNTEGLTIFDLYNPCTEYEFLLVQ; encoded by the coding sequence ATGAATAAATTCAAATACTTGTTTATTGTCAGTTTGATGTGGCTTGGGGCTTGCAGTCATGAGCTAGAGAAGCTTACGCCTCCAGAAGAGCGTAGCGAGGCTGCAATCGGTGATTTGATCAATGAACTTACCCAACCTGCCAATGGCTGGATGATGAACTATCAACCTACGCCGACATCAGGTGTTTTTTATATGTTGATGGAATTTTCAGAGGATGGTACTGTACGTATTCAATCTGATGTACCTGGAGACAATGGTTATTTCTTTGACCAGACCATCCCATATCGAATCGATGCTAGTTTGCATTTAGAGTTGATTTTTGAAACCTATGGAGTGTTACATTATCTCTTTGAAATAGACCAGTCCACTTTCGGTGCTGAATTTGAATTCTATTATGTAGGTAAACAGGGGGACAATATAGTCCTTTCTAGTAAAACAGACAGCCAAAGCAATCCTACTGAATTGTTGATGGTGCCAGCTATTGCCAATGCAGCTGATGCACTTTCACAAGAGCTGTCAACCAATATGGAGGCTTATGATTCGTTACATGCTGTTTTTACAGGGCCTATGCAACACATCGTGCTCAAAGATCAAATTTCTCTTTTTTGGAGGATTAGTCCCTACGATCGAGTGATTCAGGTCAGAGGAGCCGCTGTGGGTACGACTACGGCAGAAGTGGTGAGTATCAACAAAACCAACGAACTGGATCATGTCACAGGCTACAGTTATTTTGATGAGCAGGTGGTGTTGACCGATCCATTTGATTTTACGCTTGACGGTATAGAATACACCATTTCAGCCTTAGAACTGACTAATTTTTCTAGAGAAACGACCACGGTATGTACCACCGACGACTACTATGCTCCATTGTATGATGGACAAGTAGAAGGGATAGGTACAGTTCAAATACATCAAACACTGTTTGATGTAGCAGGATTAGGTTTTCAGCCTCAAGCGGAGCGCTATAGTGTGAATGTGTACTATGTACTAAGTGATGAGGGCTTTTCCATTTCAGAATATGGGATTATCGAAGAACTTTATCCCAATGCTACCAATTTTATTTTCAATTACGGGTTTAATGATGTAGCTGAGCCAGCCTATGCAGTAGGGCTGGCAGTACAAGCCGACGATGGCACTACCCAAGTCCTTTTAAGGGAGTTTGAGACCACCACTACTGTAGAAAACCATGTCGAAGTAGTGTTTAAAGATGAAGCGACTGATCCGTATTACCCAGCGACCATCTCCGCAGAGGATCGTGCCAATATCAAAACGATCACGGATGAGATATTTGGTGTAGGAGGTGGGACGGTCTATGCTGCAGAGATTGAGTTTTCCAATACGGAAGGGCTCACGATTTTTGATTTGTACAACCCCTGTACTGAATACGAATTTTTGCTGGTGCAATAA
- a CDS encoding putative zinc-binding metallopeptidase, whose product MKELFKYIITKPVAWKSWVGSGLLLLVVTSCFEEDKLDETVKTEDDPTTTLDIYIDDNFTQEYGIAIRYRYVDNFVEVGQSVTPPKLDVVRPMLDLVDKYWIEVYEAVPSGETYFRRYVPAELVFLGGLIYNGDGTVTLGTADAGARIVFTDVNSIDVNDDEWLLRQLHTVYHEFAHIVHQNDKLPTGFEEIAASGYSSAGSWFNLTDEEALERGFVSPYATSSPNEDFAETIAFYMAEADFFDTYINQEDNCTTAACEERNQGRLLILEKLNAIKEHYLKSTGVDLDDLRAAVQAIL is encoded by the coding sequence ATGAAAGAGCTTTTCAAATATATAATCACAAAACCTGTCGCATGGAAATCATGGGTGGGCAGTGGGCTATTGCTGTTGGTGGTTACTTCTTGTTTTGAAGAGGATAAACTGGATGAAACCGTGAAAACCGAAGATGATCCTACGACTACGTTGGATATTTATATAGATGATAATTTTACGCAAGAGTATGGTATCGCTATACGGTATCGTTATGTAGATAATTTTGTAGAGGTGGGCCAAAGCGTGACGCCTCCCAAGCTGGATGTGGTGAGGCCTATGCTGGATCTGGTAGATAAGTATTGGATAGAAGTGTATGAGGCAGTACCTAGCGGAGAGACTTATTTCAGACGATACGTTCCTGCGGAACTCGTGTTTTTAGGAGGATTAATATACAATGGAGATGGTACCGTGACACTGGGAACGGCAGATGCAGGTGCCCGAATTGTATTTACAGATGTCAACTCTATAGATGTGAATGACGATGAATGGCTGCTTAGACAGTTGCATACCGTGTACCATGAGTTTGCTCACATTGTACATCAGAATGATAAATTGCCTACAGGATTTGAAGAAATAGCAGCATCGGGATACAGCAGTGCGGGTTCTTGGTTTAATCTTACGGATGAAGAAGCGCTAGAGCGGGGATTTGTATCGCCATATGCTACCAGTAGCCCCAATGAAGATTTTGCCGAGACCATTGCGTTTTATATGGCCGAAGCTGATTTTTTCGATACCTATATCAATCAGGAAGATAATTGTACTACGGCAGCTTGTGAAGAAAGAAACCAAGGTCGTTTACTTATTTTGGAAAAACTCAATGCAATAAAAGAGCATTACCTAAAGTCTACAGGTGTAGATTTAGACGATTTGAGAGCAGCAGTTCAAGCCATATTATAA